The following are from one region of the Corylus avellana chromosome ca1, CavTom2PMs-1.0 genome:
- the LOC132168193 gene encoding serine carboxypeptidase-like 33 — MQSWEQLRMMANPGSIKCLVFSLLSLYLFCVKALAEYPESQESESDRVINLPGQPQSPPISHFSGYVNVNAHNGRALFYWFFEAQHHSSNKPLLLWLNGGPGCSSIGYGAAVELGPLRVSKNGAGLHFNKYAWNKEANLLFVESPVGVGFSYTNTSSDLTKLDDGFVADDVYNFLVNWLQRFPQFKTHDFFIAGESYAGHYVPQLAELVYDRNKDKTKYPTINLKGFIVGNPETDDYYDSKGLLEYAWSHAVISDQLYEKAKKVCDFKMFVWSNECSSAMNQVFDQYQEIDIYNIYAPKCLINTQSSLAVNNYGLRGIRVFGGYDPCFSTYAEEYFNRKDVQSSLHAGVGRSNSNVTWKVCNNSILRTYNVSVFSTLPIYTKLIKGGLKIWVYSGDTDGRVPVIGSRYCIEALGLSLKSPWRSWYHHSQVGGRIVEYEEGVTFVTVKGAGHLVPLNKPSQALSLIRSFLTAQPLPTHG, encoded by the exons ATGCAAAGCTGGGAACAATTAAGGATGATGGCCAATCCGGGTTCCATTAAATGTCTCGTTTTCTCTCTCCTATCCTTGTATCTATTTTGCGTTAAGGCATTGGCAGAGTATCCTGAATCCCAGGAATCCGAATCCGATAGAGTAATAAATCTACCAGGCCAACCCCAAAGCCCACCAATTTCCCACTTCTCCGGTTACGTCAATGTCAATGCTCACAACGGGAGGGCCCTTTTCTACTGGTTCTTTGAAGCTCAACATCACTCCTCCAACAAGCCTCTGCTTCTCTGGCTCAATGGAG ggccTGGCTGTTCCTCAATTGGGTATGGTGCAGCTGTTGAGTTGGGACCTCTCAGAGTTTCTAAAAATGGAGCTGGCCTTCACTTCAATAAATATGCCTGGAATAAAG AAGCAAATTTGCTGTTTGTGGAGTCCCCAGTTGGAGTTGGCTTCTCTTACACCAACACATCTTCTGATCTCACCAAATTGGATGATGGTTTTGTGG CCGATGATGTCTACAATTTCTTGGTCAATTGGCTGCAACGATTTCCACAGTTCAAAACCCATGATTTCTTCATCGCAGGAGAGAGTTATGCAG GCCACTACGTTCCTCAGCTTGCAGAGCTTGTGTATGACCGAAACAAGGATAAAACCAAATACCCAACCATCAATCTAAAAGGTTTTATA GTGGGAAATCCGGAAACGGATGATTACTATGATTCAAAGGGTCTGCTGGAATATGCATGGAGCCATGCTGTTATATCAGACCAGCTCTATGAAAAGGCTAAGAAAGTGTGTGATTTTAAGATGTTCGTCTGGTCCAATGAATGTAGCAGTGCTATGAACCAAGTGTTTGACCAGTATCAGGAGATTGATATATACAATATCTATGCCCCCAAGTGTCTTATCAACACCCAATCTTCACTAGCA GTGAATAACTATGGATTGAGGGGTATAAGAGTCTTTGGAGGCTATGACCCATGTTTTTCTACGTACGCAGAAGAATATTTCAACAGAAAAGATGTTCAATCATCCCTTCATGCTGGCGTTGGGAGAAGCAATTCTAATGTAACATGGAAGGTCTGCAA taattCCATCCTTAGGACATATAATGTCAGTGTATTTTCTACCCTACCTATCTACACCAAACTCATCAAGGGTGGCCTCAAGATATGGGTTTACAG TGGGGACACAGATGGCAGAGTACCTGTTATTGGGTCACGCTACTGCATTGAGGCTCTTGGACTCTCCCTCAAGTCTCCTTGGCGTTCTTGGTACCACCACTCTCag GTTGGAGGGAGGATAGTAGAGTATGAAGAAGGGGTGACATTTGTGACAGTGAAAGGGGCAGGCCACTTGGTACCTCTCAACAAGCCCAGCCAGGCTCTTTCTCTCATTCGCTCTTTCTTGACTGCTCAACCTCTCCCGACCcatggatga